One Erpetoichthys calabaricus chromosome 9, fErpCal1.3, whole genome shotgun sequence genomic region harbors:
- the LOC114657120 gene encoding uncharacterized protein LOC114657120: MSDENQKHNCLSQRFNMSEVSKQGCGVFKRRCPQWMLDTEHNCGYAVKKMYVKEKKGKAENKIIIVSSQNPHGSVLSTSKQIQISPTFSEEEESNSTFPLGDIKHFWGEFNSQNFRRSEIDDSTQTSPVPPYEGFSSRLVFEFSQIIQSQQFQLLEVIQQHLNSEEQSMQEQWKAWVDRVVELEQRASESSPSGQLSLRETSSPYGNQTLHLRKGSTPTQDSPPSLPINIMHLDGHPDLTVVDDGAASSTEVNLWPSNLPDDVNLLSSELHSLVRRASEFAGIVVSDGTGPEMVPEFESLVQSTWSNPASARPFRDVHSKLYLMSENQGHLYCQMPPLSMLVPSMFQTRELKDNDKSNKKFRGIENLAEKVYQTGAMLVRVTNYLRYLSDYQERLLCELTEETTVPRSQAILSELQLIGKFSFQLSCHQAELSGRAMAFSVAIRRQVWVHKTENKKQCKVTLADWPFMIDKEAVI; the protein is encoded by the coding sequence ATGTCTGATGAGAATCAAAAACATAATTGTTTGAGTCAGAGGTTTAATATGTCGGAGGTTTCAAAACAGGGGTGTGGAGTTTTCAAAAGACGCTGTCCTCAATGGATGCTGGACACTGAACATAATTGTGGTTATgctgtgaaaaaaatgtatgttaaagagaagaaaggaaaagcTGAAAATAAGATTATCATTGTTTCTTCACAAAATCCACATGGGAGTGTGTTATCTACCTCAAAGCAAATCCAGATAAGTCCAACTTTCTCTGAAGAGGAGGAATCAAACAGTACATTTCCCCTGGGAGACATTAAGCATTTTTGGGGGGAATTTAACTCCCAGAATTTCAGGCGATCCGAGATTGATGATTCCACTCAGACTTCACCAGTACCTCCATATGAGGGATTCAGCTCCCGCCTTGTCTTTGAATTTTCACAGATAATTCAGTCTCAGCAATTTCAGCTGTTAGAAGTCATTCAGCAGCATTTGAATAGTGAGGAACAGTCAATGCAGGAACAATGGAAAGCTTGGGTTGACCGTGTTGTAGAGCTGGAGCAAAGGGCAAGTGAAAGCTCACCTTCTGGCCAACTTAGTCTTAGAGAAACATCCTCTCCTTATGGAAATCAGACTCTTCATCTTAGAAAAGGAAGCACTCCCACCCAAGACAGTCCACCATCTTTACCAATCAATATCATGCACTTAGATGGACATCCTGATTTAACTGTTGTTGATGATGGTGCGGCTAGCAGCACTGAAGTGAATTTATGGCCATCTAACCTACCTGATGATGTTAACCTTCTGTCAAGTGAATTACACAGCCTAGTTAGACGTGCATCAGAATTTGCTGGCATTGTGGTTTCAGATGGCACTGGGCCAGAAATGGTGCCAGAATTTGAAAGTCTGGTCCAGAGCACTTGGTCAAATCCTGCCAGTGCAAGGCCGTTTCGGGATGTGCATTCTAAACTGTACCTAATGAGTGAAAACCAGGGCCATCTGTACTGTCAAATGCCTCCACTGAGCATGCTTGTGCCTAGCATGTTTCAGACAAGAGAACTAAAGGACAATGATAAATCTAATAAGAAATTTAGAGGCATAGAAAATCTTGCAGAAAAAGTCTACCAGACAGGGGCCATGCTGGTCAGGGTCACAAACTACCTTCGGTATCTCTCCGATTACCAGGAAAGGCTCCTTTGTGAGCTCACAGAGGAGACCACTGTGCCACGTTCCCAAGCAATCCTTTCTGAACTCCAGCTTATCGGGAAGTTTTCTTTTCAGTTGTCTTGCCATCAGGCTGAGTTGTCTGGCCGAGCTATGGCATTTTCTGTTGCCATTCGAAGACAAGTTTGGGtgcataa
- the ptrh1 gene encoding probable peptidyl-tRNA hydrolase, whose amino-acid sequence MTQLLMRQGRLLSSRCCLLIQSFIRTMRRLFSSAVNRFFLHVLSQNMSSDVTLNSKLLKKMVVGLGNYGMSGTRHSVGMAALDELAARLGTADQWQTDKKVCGRVTFSEVAGIQLVLLKPKLLMNINGVSVARAAEKFHINPEDIYLVHDEIDKPFGKLTMKNGGSARGHNGVRSCVSCLGTDVMRRLRIGIGRPTGKISVESHVLSSFSKEEQKILAEVLQQSTELLLKYVTEDSGLQTSKIPQEGTVSVKA is encoded by the exons ATGACGCAACTACTGATGAGGCAAGGTCGGCTGCTGTCAAGTCGCTGTTGTCTTTTAATTCAAAGTTTTATAAGGACCATGCGGAGATTGTTTTCCAGCGCAGTTAACAGGTTTTTTCTACATGTATTATCTCAAAACATGAGCAGTGACGTGACGTTAAATTCGAAACTACTCAAGAAAATG GTGGTTGGACTTGGAAATTATGGTATGAGTGGAACACGGCACAGTGTAGGAATGGCAGCATTAGATGAGCTTGCTGCCAGACTGGGTACTGCAGATCAGTGGCAAACTGACAAGAAGGTTTGTGGACGTGTGACCTTCAGTGAAGTGGCAGGCATTCAGCTAGTGTTGTTGAAGCCTAAACTTCTTATGAACATAAATGGTGTCAGTGTGGCTAGGGCAG CTGAAAAATTTCACATTAACCCAGAAGATATTTATCTTGTCCATGATGAAATTGATAAGCCCTTTGGAAAATTAACAATGAAGAATGGTGGTAGTGCCAG aggtCATAATGGAGTGCGGTCCTGTGTGagctgtcttggaacagat GTCATGCGACGACTGAGAATTGGCATTGGACGGCCAACTGGGAAAATATCTGTGGAAAGTCATGTACTAAGTTCCTTTTCCAAAGAAGAACAGAAGATTTTGGCAGAGGTACTACAGCAGAGCACTGAGCTGCTGCTTAAATACGTTACTGAGGACAGTGGACTGCAGACCTCAAAGATTCCCCAAGAAGGAACAGTTTCTGTCAAAGCCTGA